One Polaribacter sp. KT25b DNA segment encodes these proteins:
- a CDS encoding C1 family peptidase yields the protein MKNLRIVFITMLSLYSFFANAQQKGTGLVVPTDQEFRKLFKVQSGYIQDGQKIYDLTLTKYGDENATSFDLRDYNGVTSVKDQGTCGSCWAFAAVATIESSHALINKEKLDLSEQSFVNCVNDSNGCSGGWYDFAFNWLLENDAEVALEGQTPYETVQKSCALSEGKSNVKLANYNFISGNPSTVEIKNLLVKHGAMSVALDANTFEFQNYNSGVIKTMNTFPTHAVTLIGWDDDKEAWLIKNSWGVNWGLNGYAWVGYNTSGLTAFSWADVTKNDFLPEPNNDTDLVEIDFVHALGSLQVHQELYVKIDDEDPKIFGMNKKGVKYHNRVFATKGKHKFEIITTSIIKKENKKSLIFGYSSANVNVKKNKTYKLVYKERLKESNIFKLTLEEDDIKVD from the coding sequence ATGAAAAATTTAAGAATTGTTTTTATTACAATGCTATCATTGTATTCTTTCTTTGCAAATGCACAGCAAAAAGGTACAGGATTAGTTGTACCAACAGATCAAGAATTTAGAAAACTGTTTAAAGTACAAAGTGGTTATATTCAAGATGGTCAAAAAATATATGATCTTACATTAACTAAATATGGTGATGAAAACGCTACTTCTTTCGATTTAAGAGACTATAATGGTGTAACTTCTGTAAAAGATCAAGGTACTTGTGGTTCTTGTTGGGCTTTTGCTGCTGTTGCAACAATAGAATCTAGCCATGCTTTAATAAATAAAGAAAAGTTAGATTTATCAGAACAATCTTTTGTTAATTGTGTAAATGATAGTAATGGTTGTAGTGGTGGTTGGTATGATTTTGCTTTTAATTGGTTACTAGAAAACGATGCTGAAGTAGCTTTAGAAGGGCAAACACCTTATGAAACAGTACAAAAAAGTTGTGCTTTATCCGAAGGAAAATCTAATGTAAAATTAGCAAATTATAATTTTATTTCTGGAAATCCATCAACAGTAGAAATTAAAAACTTATTGGTTAAACATGGTGCAATGTCTGTTGCTTTAGATGCAAATACATTCGAGTTTCAAAATTATAACAGTGGTGTTATAAAAACAATGAATACTTTTCCTACACATGCAGTAACTCTTATTGGTTGGGATGATGATAAAGAAGCTTGGTTAATTAAAAATTCTTGGGGAGTAAATTGGGGATTAAATGGCTATGCTTGGGTTGGTTACAATACTTCTGGACTTACCGCTTTTTCTTGGGCAGATGTTACAAAAAACGATTTTTTACCAGAACCAAATAATGATACAGACTTAGTAGAAATAGATTTTGTACATGCACTTGGTTCTTTACAAGTACATCAAGAATTATACGTTAAGATTGATGATGAAGATCCAAAGATTTTTGGAATGAATAAAAAAGGCGTTAAATATCATAATAGAGTATTTGCGACTAAAGGAAAACATAAGTTTGAAATTATAACAACTTCAATTATTAAAAAAGAAAACAAGAAATCTTTAATTTTTGGATATTCAAGTGCAAACGTAAATGTAAAAAAGAAT